The nucleotide sequence GCCTATCCAGGGACCGGACGATAAGGATAAGGAATTGAACGAAGCCAATTGGAGCCAAGGCGGCGAACGCAGCGATTACGCCAAGATGGCCGAGCGCATGGACGCGGGCATCGGCGCAATCCTGGGGGAACTGAAATCTCAGGGATTGGAAGAGAATACTCTTGTAGTTTTTTGCAGCGACAACGGAGGCGGCCGCCTGGGCCGCAACGCTCCGCTTTCCGGTCGAAAGGGGCATTTGCGCGAAGGCGGAATTCGCGTTCCCTGCCTGCTGCGCTGGCCTAAATATCTCCCCCCCGGGAAAGTTTGCTCGCAAGCGGCGATTGTTATGGACTTAAGCTCCACGATCATGGCCGCCGCCCGCGTAAAGCCAAGCCGCTGGTTCGACGGATTCAACATGATGCGGATTCTTATCGGTGAAAGAGACGAAGTCGAACAAACCCTGGTTTGGCGCAATACGCTGCACAAAGAAAAAGCTCTGCGTTGGGGAAAATGGAAATGGCTGGAAGAAAACGGCGAAGATTATCTCTTCAATCTAAAAGAGGATATCGCCGAGCGGACGAATTTGAAAGATAGAAATTTCGATATCCTCTATTGGCTGAAAAGAATCTATGAGCAATGGGAACAAGCAATGCCTTACCGCCAGACGCTTTTTGGAGAAGATTTGAAAAAGGCGGAAGCGCTATCCAACATGTAATCTTCACTCCCTCGCGAAAATCAATCTCGATGAAACGGGATTCGCAAACGTTCTTCAATCCAAGCGCGATCGACCTTGATTCCATATTGGTCATGCCGGAAAGAACCGCCATATCCGCTTTGAAGCGCTTGACGATAACACGCCAGCGCTTTTTCCCTTTGCTTCGTCAAATCGAGCAAGTGCCCCATCCAAACGGAACCGATGAAATATCGTTTTGTATCCTTCTTCTCGCCGAGCTCGGCGCACTTTTCGAATGCTTTTAACGATTCTTCATAATATTTCTCGTCGTAAAGACACATCGCCAACTTAAATAACAAGTCCAAATCATCCGTTTCGAAATTCTTGATTTGTGAGAATATCTTTAACGCCTTATCTCCATCGCCGGTCCAGTTCAGTTTGCTAACTTCATCGAAAAGGTCGTCGATTTTGGAATTTGGCGGCGGATTTACCAGCGGCAACTCGCCCAATGGATCCAATTTGATTTCCTTCAGCGGCGATTTGCTAACGAATGCTAAAGCGGATTCATCCAATAAGGGATTGGTATTTTGACATTGAGTAGAACCGTCTTGAAAATAAGCTGCTACGGGGATTGATATCCGCAATTTTCCCTTGCGGCGCACGTTTTCGGTAATTTCGAAACCACTGTCTTTTTCTTGGATATCCTGCGAAGCGATTTCGTAAGAGAGATATTGGGAGGTATGAATCCAAGGATCGAAGAACCAATCCAGCCTATGCCCGCTCTCCTCTTCGCATACGCGCTGAAAATCGGATGGAGCGAGAGGACGCCCGCGATACTCTTCCAGGCAGCGTTTATAGGCGCTTTCAAACGTCTCTTTGCCAAGAGAATATGCCAGAGCGCTGATGAAGCCGAAACCTTTTCCGTGAACGACGATGTTGTTGTAATCGAAATCGACCCGATCCGCTTCTTCCGCCGAACGATCCATGCGAGTATCCAGCCCCTCCCGCACTCCCGCGATATACCTCCGAATCATGTCGCGCTCATGTAGATCGCCATACCCTTTCGCTTGCATAAAGGCGCGGTCGGCGTAGACTCCCAGGCCGATCATGAGCCAGAAGGCGTCCGGCGCCTGGAGAACATGCTCCATCCAATATTGATGGCCGATTTCATGCGCCGTGATAAATCGCCAATGGGATTCCGGCGCGCTTTCGAATTGCTCTTCTCCGTGAACGCCGACGATCGCCGAAGCGATGGGATAGCCTCCCGCCGGATGGGAGATTTCGCCGGGAACGATATGCAGGATTTTGTGAGGGTAGAATCCCAGCCAATTCCGGTAAAAATCGATCACGTCGACCGCCGTTTGCAGAATCGTCTCCGCGCATTTACGGGACGGCTCGTCGCAATAACAAAAGATATCCGTTTCTCCAGCGCGCGCTTTTATCATCTCGTAATTCTGCAGCAAGACGATCCCAAACGAACGCAAACCTTTCGCGGAATAGAGATTTTTTTCTTGTTCGAAAACGCCGCTGGCGGCGATGGCGTATTCCTTGGGCGCGTCGATCTTCACTTCATAATCGTCCGTCGAGTCATGCCCCCACCAGAGACGCGGATGCCAATCCGCCAACTTCAACACTTTTTTTTCGGATGGTATGGAATGTTCGAATTGAATATCCAACGCCGCCGATTCTCCCGTTTTTAGCGGTTCGGACAAATCGATCCATCCGCGCGAGAGGGGCAAGCCGTTTCCCGTTCCTTTGACCTTAACGGATTGATCTTTTATCGAAACCTTCAACTCCTTAGCGTCAAAGCCGGGAATTTCAAGAATGAGGCGCGATAACGGCTGTCTGGATTTATTCTCCAAACGGATCGTTTCGGTTCCAGAAAGAGAACGGTTTGTGAGATCGATTTTTACATTGATAACATATTGCGTCGCAGGCGTTTGTAGAGGTATCCAGAATTCAGGGCGATTCGGCGGTTCCGAAGCCGCAGAACATTCCATTCCGCCAATTGCCAGCCCGCCAACCAAAACAGCGAAAATGCGCCGACGAACCGATAACGCAATACTTTTCATGGCGTTGCTCCCCTTTCCGTCGAAAGAATAAATGACCGGATAAAATCTTCTTAATTTACTATCGAATCACATATTCCATAAGCTAAAATAACTTTCCGACATCCTCCACTGTTACTCTCCAACCATCATGTGGATGGGTTAATTTTGAATCGGCAATCCCATAGCGCTAAGCCATTCCTCTTCCAGCGCATCAAGCGGTTTAATGAAAATCTCTTCGAGTTTTTTTACGTTCTCTTTGATTACCGGTTCATCTTTGGAATTTTCAAGGTTTTTATACGCTTGCAGGAATTTTACCTTGCCGTACTCATCGATCAGAAATTTAACGAACGCTCCCGCTTCGGGATAGGCAACCGGAGGACGGCTCCATTCCGGACCGATATCATCATAAGCGATCAACTCTTTCAACGGAATCCATTCTCCTTTGCTTTTCTGGTCTCGCACTTTTTCGTAGAGCGAAGAACTGCCATCGCCGAGATTTTTCGATGACACTTTATCCAATCGTTTTGACATATAAGTAGCGAATCCTTCGTTGAAAATGGCGGGCGGCTGGCCGATAGCGCTGGCGAGGATATGCGTGGTTTCGTGAAAAGGATCGAGTTGCGTTTCTTCGTTGTAGACTTCAACGACATTCGTCCCTCGCGCCATTCCTGCGCCTTGGTGTCCCGTTTCTTTGCGCTTGGATTCCATATCTTCAAAGAATACAAGCGTAATGCGCACGTCCGATTGAATGCCTAAGAAATTCTCGATCTCCTCATATCCATTATCTCTTTGACTGGCGATCTTTTCGATATCGCGTTCGGCGAGAGTTCCTTTTTTATAATAGATATCGAAATGGTTGGATTTTCGCAGTTGCATCGTTGATAAAAGTCTGTCTCTTGCGCTAAGTTCGACGTATCCTTCAATGTCGTCGATTTTCCATTGGCCTTCGTCCGTAACGAAATTGATTTTCCATTTGGCGCTTTCCAACGCCGCATTTAGGATGACTAACGATCCTTTTTTGACAACGTCCTCCATTTTCAAACTTTGTATTTGGGTGCTTTTTCTTGAGGTTTTATTCAAGCTGGGTTTAAAGGAAATTTCGAACGTACCATGAAATTCCGCTTGTTGATAAGGAAGGGTAATGGCCTTCCATGCTTCTTCATAATTCCCATCCCGCAGCCAACCTTGAAATTGCTGAAAACGCGCCTTAATGGCGCTCGCCAATTCCGGCTCCACAGGCAGGGAAAAATTCATATCCGGCTGACGCCTTTCCAATTGCGAACCGTAGTATTTTTTTTCTAGAAAATAATCGTCCATATTAATAGAATCGAAGGAGGACGCGGCGGGATTGTAGAACCGCAGACGCACCCAGGCTTTATCGGAAAACTTGTCGCGGATTACAAAATGATAAACGCACCATTTTTCTTTTTGCGGTTCGATATTGTGCATAAAAGTGCTTCCCCATCCGGCGCTGCCGGAATTGGTTTGAATATACGTCGCCGTAACTTGATACTTATCCGTCAGGTTGCGCACTTTTACAGAAACTTTATTTCTCCCCGACTCGGCGGGATCGAAACGAACCTCTTCTACTTCATAATTGCTGGCAATATCTTGTCTTTTCCCCTCCGCAACCTTTGCCGCGTCGGCGGTTTCCGAAGATTTGTGATGAAAATGCGTCCATTTACCCGACACAACCAGCGTAAAGAAAGAAACCGTAAGTACAATGACAACAGCCAAAATCCATAAATTCGCTTTCCCATGATTTTCCCGTAACATGATTCTATCCCCCTATTGCTTCGGTTGATGTATGCCTTCTCCGGCTGGAAGGGCGTACATCCGGCATCCTCAAAAAGATGCGATTCTCATAAAACTTACGCCAAATAGAAGAAAATATTTCGCTGAGGGAAAAAAGAGAGGATAATTCAAGGCTCAATAAAAAGCGAAAAAGAAATAGCGCCGCTCTATTCCAATATCAATATTCTTTATCTTATTTGGTTGTTTTATATAGACTTTCATTCCTGCGCCGCTCTTCGGCGAAGGATGTAAGTTTTAGGAATTGTTACAATAAAAAAATTCCGCCGAAAATTGGCGTCAGAATTGAACGTGTTCCGTGCGAGCGATGATTTCGTTTTGCAGCGATTCGCCGATATCGACGAAATAATCGCTGTAGCCCGCCACGCGGACGATGAGATCGCGGTATTGTTCGGGATTCTTTTGCGCCTTGCGCAGCGTCTCGGCAGTAACGACGTTGAATTGGATGTGGTGGCCGTCCATGCGGAAGTAGGTTCGGATCAGTTGAGCCAGCTTGGTTATGCCATTTTCGTCTTGCAGCAACTGGGGCGTGAATTTTTGGTTGAGCAGTGCGCCGCCGGTGCGGAGATGGTCGATCTTCGCTGCGGACTTGACGACCGAAGTCGGCCCATTGCGGTCGGCGCCCTGAACGGGAGAGATGCCCTCGGAAAGCGGTTCCCGCGCCTTGCGTCCATCGGGAAGCGCTCCAATAACGCTGCCGAAGTAGACGTGAACCGTCGTCGGCAGCAGGTTGACGCGATGGCAGCCGCCACGCGTATTGGGGCGTCCGTCGATAGCTTGGTAATAGGCTTCGAAGAGCCGCGTCAGCAGGGCGTCGGCGTATTCGTCGTCGTTGCCGTACTTGGGCGTTACATCAATCAGGCGGCGGCGTAAGGAATCGTTATCGGCGAAATTCGTCTTTAGCGCTAGCAATAATTCCCTCATGCTTACATTCCGTTTGTCATATACATTGTATTGAATAGAAGCCAGGCAATCGGTCGCCGATCCCAACCCTACGCCTTGAATGTAACTTGTGTTGTAGCGCGCTCCTCCCGCGTGATAGTCCATCCCCTTGGCGATGCAATCGTCGATCAGCAACGAGAGGAAGGGAACGGGCATGTATTTGGCGTAGAGTTTATCGATGATGTTATTGCCTTTAATTTTGATATCGATGAAATAGCGCAGTTGTCTCTCGAAAGCCGCAAAAAACTCGTCGAAGGTTTGAAAAGTTTCGGGATCGCCAGTTTCCAATCCAATGCGTCGACCAGTGCGGGGATCGGCGCCATTATTCAATGTAATTTCGATGATTTTGGGAATGTTGAAATAGCCTGTCAAAATATAGGCTTCCTTGCCGAAGGCGCCGCTTTCCACGCAGCCGCTGGCGCCGCCGCAACGGGCGTCTTCGATGGCTTTTCCCTGGCGCACCAATTCCTGTACGATGGCGTCCGTATTGAAAATGGAAGGCTGGCCGAAACCGGTTTTCACGATGTGGAGGGCGCGCTTGATGAATCGATCCGCATTCTTCTTGCTCAACTGCACCATCGAACTGGGCTGCAACAGGCGCATTTCCTCAATCACATCGAGGATGATGTAAGTAAGTTCGTTGACGGCGTCGGAACCATCGGCTTTGACGCCGCCGAGATTTATGAGAGCGAAGTCGGTGTAAGTGCCGCTCTCTTCGGCGGTTACGCCCACTTTCGGCGGGGCGGGATGGTTGTTGAATTTCACCCAAAAGGCTTGCAGCAGTTCGCGGGCGCGCGCTTCCGTCAGGCGGCCGTCTTCCAGGTCTTTTTTGTAGAAGGGATAGAGATGTTGATCCAGCCGTCCGGGATTGAAAGAATCCCAAGGATTGAGCTCCGTAATCACGCCCACATGGACAAACCAGTAGTACTGCAACGCTTCCCAAAACGTTTCCGGCTTATGCGCGGGGACGCGGCGGCAGATGCGGGCCATCTCTTCCAGTTCCTGGCGGCGTTGGGGATCGAGTTCTTGTTGCGCTAGCGATAGCAGTTTCTCGGAATGGCGTTCGGCGAAATGAATTAACGCCTCCGCCGCAATGTTCATCGCCGTCAATTCTTCTTTTTTATCGAGCGCATTAGGATCGCGGAAGAAGTCTAGGTTTTGGAGGCATTGCTGGATTTCGGCCTGCAAATCCAAAAATCCTTTGTGATATATTTTATCG is from Candidatus Omnitrophota bacterium and encodes:
- a CDS encoding sulfatase-like hydrolase/transferase codes for the protein MSEKILTRRHFLQTAVLAAPALSLSAEETRTIDRPNIILIMADDLGYGDLGCYGCEDIQTPYIDGLAREGVRMTDYYASAPVCTPTRCALLTGRYQQRVPNMEWALPPGTQSAGLLNQETTIASMLREAGYSTGLFGKWHLGYREEWGPLRHGFDEFFGFLSGNIDYFRHKNRLGDPDLYENGQPVSTEGYITDIIAQHAVEFIQRRREKPFFLYAPFNAPHWPIQGPDDKDKELNEANWSQGGERSDYAKMAERMDAGIGAILGELKSQGLEENTLVVFCSDNGGGRLGRNAPLSGRKGHLREGGIRVPCLLRWPKYLPPGKVCSQAAIVMDLSSTIMAAARVKPSRWFDGFNMMRILIGERDEVEQTLVWRNTLHKEKALRWGKWKWLEENGEDYLFNLKEDIAERTNLKDRNFDILYWLKRIYEQWEQAMPYRQTLFGEDLKKAEALSNM
- a CDS encoding M1 family aminopeptidase; the encoded protein is MKSIALSVRRRIFAVLVGGLAIGGMECSAASEPPNRPEFWIPLQTPATQYVINVKIDLTNRSLSGTETIRLENKSRQPLSRLILEIPGFDAKELKVSIKDQSVKVKGTGNGLPLSRGWIDLSEPLKTGESAALDIQFEHSIPSEKKVLKLADWHPRLWWGHDSTDDYEVKIDAPKEYAIAASGVFEQEKNLYSAKGLRSFGIVLLQNYEMIKARAGETDIFCYCDEPSRKCAETILQTAVDVIDFYRNWLGFYPHKILHIVPGEISHPAGGYPIASAIVGVHGEEQFESAPESHWRFITAHEIGHQYWMEHVLQAPDAFWLMIGLGVYADRAFMQAKGYGDLHERDMIRRYIAGVREGLDTRMDRSAEEADRVDFDYNNIVVHGKGFGFISALAYSLGKETFESAYKRCLEEYRGRPLAPSDFQRVCEEESGHRLDWFFDPWIHTSQYLSYEIASQDIQEKDSGFEITENVRRKGKLRISIPVAAYFQDGSTQCQNTNPLLDESALAFVSKSPLKEIKLDPLGELPLVNPPPNSKIDDLFDEVSKLNWTGDGDKALKIFSQIKNFETDDLDLLFKLAMCLYDEKYYEESLKAFEKCAELGEKKDTKRYFIGSVWMGHLLDLTKQREKALACYRQALQSGYGGSFRHDQYGIKVDRAWIEERLRIPFHRD
- the hypD gene encoding trans-4-hydroxy-L-proline dehydratase, with the translated sequence MNPRIEALRQRSLEAIPTISAERALLVTEFYQSGRADNASVPMRRALAFQYIIANKTIAIQDGELIVGERGPAPKATPSYPEICIHSLNDLEILDSRKKIPYRVDGETRRLYENVVIPFWRGKSMRERIFAEMSEEWKTAYEAGVFTEFQEQRTPGHTVLGDKIYHKGFLDLQAEIQQCLQNLDFFRDPNALDKKEELTAMNIAAEALIHFAERHSEKLLSLAQQELDPQRRQELEEMARICRRVPAHKPETFWEALQYYWFVHVGVITELNPWDSFNPGRLDQHLYPFYKKDLEDGRLTEARARELLQAFWVKFNNHPAPPKVGVTAEESGTYTDFALINLGGVKADGSDAVNELTYIILDVIEEMRLLQPSSMVQLSKKNADRFIKRALHIVKTGFGQPSIFNTDAIVQELVRQGKAIEDARCGGASGCVESGAFGKEAYILTGYFNIPKIIEITLNNGADPRTGRRIGLETGDPETFQTFDEFFAAFERQLRYFIDIKIKGNNIIDKLYAKYMPVPFLSLLIDDCIAKGMDYHAGGARYNTSYIQGVGLGSATDCLASIQYNVYDKRNVSMRELLLALKTNFADNDSLRRRLIDVTPKYGNDDEYADALLTRLFEAYYQAIDGRPNTRGGCHRVNLLPTTVHVYFGSVIGALPDGRKAREPLSEGISPVQGADRNGPTSVVKSAAKIDHLRTGGALLNQKFTPQLLQDENGITKLAQLIRTYFRMDGHHIQFNVVTAETLRKAQKNPEQYRDLIVRVAGYSDYFVDIGESLQNEIIARTEHVQF